In the genome of Streptomyces sp. P3, the window GGTGCTGGCGCTGGTGTCGAGTCCGTCGTACGACCCGGCCGCGCTGTCCGGGAACGACGCCCGCGCGGAGCGGGCCTGGGCGCGGCTCAACGGCGACCCGGACCGGCCGATGCTCAACCGGGCGGTGCGGCAGACGTATCCGCCGGGTTCCACGTTCAAGGTGGTCACCGCGGCGGCGGCGCTGGACGCCGGGGTGATCGCCGACCTGGACGCGGCGACCGACTCCCCCGCCCCCTACCGGCTGCCCGGGACGCGGACGCGGCTGACCAACGAGGGCGACGGCTGCGAGGACGCCCCGCTGCGGGACGCCTTCGAGTGGTCGTGCAACACGGTGTTCGCGAAACTCGGCGTGGACACCGGTCTGGCCCGGATGACCCGGACGGCGCAGGCGTTCGGCTTCAACGACCCCGACGTGCGGATCCCGTTCGCCGTCGCGCCGAGCACCTTCGACACCTCGCTCGACCGGGCCCAGCTGGCGCTGTCCTCGATCGGCCAGTACAACACGCGGGCCACTCCACTGCAGATGGCGATGGTGTCGGCGGCGGTGGCCGACGGCGGTCAGGTGCGCACGCCGTACCTGGTGGAGCGGACGACGCGCCGGGGCGGGGTCACGGTGTCCACCACCACACCCCGTCCGTCGCGGCAGGCGATGCTGCCCTCGACGGCGCGACGGTTGCGCGAGCTGATGACGGACGTGGTGCGGGAGGGCACCGGTGTGAACGCCGCGATCCCGGGCGCGGTCGTCGGCGGCAAGA includes:
- a CDS encoding penicillin-binding protein 2 gives rise to the protein MTRHIRRAAAFCALLLAALLVNATRVQVVRSEAYDGNPANRRAAIARYAQPRGDILVGGVPVTGSRDTGEQLRYERTYRDGPLYAPVTGFASQVYGTTFLEHSGDGVLSGSDPALASFPLWDDVTRGRPAAGDVVTTLNPRAQRAAFEGLDGRKGAVAAVEPSTGRVLALVSSPSYDPAALSGNDARAERAWARLNGDPDRPMLNRAVRQTYPPGSTFKVVTAAAALDAGVIADLDAATDSPAPYRLPGTRTRLTNEGDGCEDAPLRDAFEWSCNTVFAKLGVDTGLARMTRTAQAFGFNDPDVRIPFAVAPSTFDTSLDRAQLALSSIGQYNTRATPLQMAMVSAAVADGGQVRTPYLVERTTRRGGVTVSTTTPRPSRQAMLPSTARRLRELMTDVVREGTGVNAAIPGAVVGGKTGTAQHGLGNAGIPYAWFVSWAQDMRDMEPRVAVAVVVEDGSARRGDITGGGMAAPIARAVMEAVLD